A stretch of the Actinomyces faecalis genome encodes the following:
- a CDS encoding anaerobic sulfatase maturase — MARTDRSQDHADQGPVDRPRLPLSVVTKPTGAACNLDCQYCFFLSKELLYDAPRQLMSEETARTYIRELLAASPDGEVTVLWQGGEPTLRGIPFYQRVLEMCETYRRPTQQVRHALQTNATLIDEEWAAFLAEHDVLVGVSVDGPAPLHDAYRVNRGGRGTHSMVVRGYRHLRAAGVRTNVLCTVNAANQDHPLEVYRYLRDELGACYIQLIPIVERVERADLATAEAGWRSASGTRLLYTQSGDAVTSRSVSPLAYGRFLTTVFDEWVRRDVGRVFVQDFDAALSALFGIYPVCVHAPRCGVNLAMEFNGDVYACDHWVEPDWRLGSVLDSSFAELADTAVMRRFSRKKQVELTAQCRRCPVLGLCHGGCPKDRFECSVDGEEGQNYLCQGYGDFYSHALPDLLAMARLLHTGRAPAEVMDPGIREQMRASGQTGPAVNEEEGTH, encoded by the coding sequence GTGGCACGTACTGACAGATCCCAGGACCATGCCGACCAGGGGCCGGTGGACCGGCCACGCCTGCCCTTGTCAGTGGTCACCAAGCCCACTGGTGCTGCCTGCAACCTGGACTGCCAGTACTGCTTCTTCCTGTCCAAGGAGCTGCTCTACGACGCGCCGCGCCAGCTGATGAGCGAGGAGACGGCACGGACCTATATCCGCGAGCTGCTTGCAGCAAGTCCCGACGGTGAGGTGACGGTGCTGTGGCAGGGTGGGGAGCCGACCCTGCGCGGCATCCCCTTCTACCAGCGGGTGCTGGAGATGTGTGAGACCTACCGCCGCCCCACCCAGCAGGTCCGTCACGCGCTGCAGACCAACGCCACCCTCATTGACGAGGAGTGGGCGGCCTTCCTCGCCGAGCATGATGTCCTGGTGGGAGTGTCAGTGGACGGGCCGGCCCCGCTCCACGACGCCTACCGGGTCAACCGTGGTGGCCGCGGCACGCACTCCATGGTGGTGCGAGGCTACCGGCACCTGCGTGCGGCTGGGGTACGCACCAACGTGCTGTGCACGGTCAACGCCGCGAACCAGGACCACCCTCTGGAGGTCTACCGCTACCTGCGTGACGAGCTGGGGGCCTGCTACATCCAGCTTATCCCGATCGTTGAGCGGGTCGAGCGTGCCGACCTGGCGACGGCCGAGGCCGGCTGGCGCTCGGCGTCAGGCACGCGCCTGCTCTACACCCAGAGCGGGGACGCCGTGACCTCGCGAAGTGTCAGTCCCCTGGCCTACGGCCGGTTCCTGACCACGGTCTTTGACGAGTGGGTCCGTCGCGACGTCGGACGCGTGTTCGTCCAGGACTTTGACGCGGCGCTGTCTGCTCTCTTCGGCATCTACCCGGTGTGCGTCCACGCCCCCCGGTGCGGCGTCAACCTCGCCATGGAGTTCAATGGTGACGTCTACGCCTGCGACCACTGGGTGGAGCCGGACTGGCGGCTGGGCAGCGTCCTGGACAGCTCCTTCGCCGAGCTGGCGGACACGGCGGTCATGCGCCGCTTCTCGCGCAAGAAGCAGGTGGAGCTGACCGCGCAGTGCCGTCGGTGCCCGGTGCTGGGGCTGTGCCACGGCGGCTGCCCCAAGGACCGTTTTGAGTGCTCAGTCGACGGCGAGGAAGGGCAGAACTACCTGTGCCAGGGCTACGGCGACTTCTACTCCCACGCCTTGCCTGACCTGCTGGCGATGGCCCGGCTCCTGCACACAGGTCGTGCACCTGCCGAGGTGATGGACCCGGGCATACGTGAGCAGATGCGTGCATCCGGGCAGACCGGTCCTGCTGTCAACGAGGAAGAAGGGACCCACTGA
- a CDS encoding sulfite exporter TauE/SafE family protein codes for MAIVTALLIGACVGVVVGALGAGGGILSVPILVYLLGQSPHAAASESLVIVMVTALVSLPSRARRGQVRWREGVVVGLLSTVGAVGGSWLNALVEGEALMVAFSVLLVVVAAVMAWRTRRTYHPGGDRAGGTTAQPAPRRSWWLVAVAATVTGLLTGFFGVGGGFAVVPMLTLVLGLDIRRASGTSLVVMVIAALAALAQRMTGTVEIDWALTLAFTAASAAGGAAGGPLSQRARASTLSYLFVALLLAVAVVTAVQALW; via the coding sequence ATGGCCATCGTGACCGCCCTGCTCATCGGGGCATGTGTTGGCGTCGTGGTCGGGGCCTTGGGGGCAGGGGGAGGGATCCTGTCGGTCCCGATCCTGGTCTACCTGCTGGGGCAGTCACCACACGCTGCGGCCAGCGAGTCGCTCGTCATCGTCATGGTGACCGCCCTGGTCTCACTGCCGTCACGTGCGCGCCGGGGCCAGGTCAGGTGGCGCGAGGGCGTCGTCGTCGGCCTGCTGTCGACCGTCGGCGCAGTCGGCGGCTCCTGGCTCAACGCCCTGGTGGAGGGCGAGGCCCTGATGGTCGCCTTCTCGGTCCTGCTCGTCGTCGTCGCCGCGGTCATGGCCTGGCGAACACGGCGGACCTACCACCCAGGTGGGGACAGGGCTGGGGGGACGACGGCGCAGCCGGCCCCACGGCGCTCCTGGTGGCTGGTGGCGGTGGCGGCCACCGTGACCGGGTTGCTGACCGGTTTCTTCGGGGTGGGCGGGGGCTTCGCCGTCGTCCCGATGCTGACCCTGGTCCTTGGTCTCGATATCCGTCGCGCCTCGGGGACCTCCCTGGTGGTCATGGTGATCGCGGCGCTGGCGGCCCTGGCACAGCGGATGACGGGGACGGTGGAGATCGACTGGGCCCTGACGCTGGCCTTCACTGCGGCCTCGGCGGCGGGAGGGGCAGCCGGCGGACCGCTGTCGCAACGGGCGCGCGCCTCGACACTGAGCTATCTTTTCGTCGCGCTGCTCCTGGCCGTGGCGGTGGTCACTGCCGTCCAGGCACTGTGGTGA
- a CDS encoding ROK family transcriptional regulator, with amino-acid sequence MPEALRHREMREHNQVLVLGLIQRCGPVTRPELGRRSGLTKASITRIVQELVSQGLVSEVPAQGTSTGGRPATGLRMRAGVLASVGIELRIDRCAVLLRDLSGAELGRWEGRMVPGTGPAQVLAEVGQHIEDLRRDCPHRVVGAGVSVGGAATDDGQGIADSLYLGWNDVDVARLLAPYLPGVVLRVLDVSCCAAQAGFDYLSYQAGQRGDRLPDRSELVHLQCGIGLGAGRPGGWDASLPPRASSLPIGHAPLDPSGPLCGTCGWRGCVDAVLGFTALMRRTEDLGVAPSQDPRYMEDYCRQVAAVAADGDRRAVDALDALADDVARAVVMIGLLARPSRMTIGGWPVYLGPAFVEEVGRRVRAHRDCGSLTISVGELGDDASLVGASMIGADVGLLARLTDQAG; translated from the coding sequence ATGCCTGAGGCACTGCGGCACAGGGAGATGCGTGAGCACAACCAGGTCCTGGTCCTGGGCCTGATCCAGCGTTGCGGTCCGGTCACCCGCCCTGAGCTGGGCAGACGCTCAGGGTTGACGAAGGCCTCGATCACGCGGATCGTCCAGGAGCTGGTCAGCCAGGGCCTGGTCAGTGAGGTTCCGGCGCAGGGCACGAGTACCGGGGGGCGGCCGGCCACCGGCCTGCGGATGAGAGCCGGAGTACTGGCGAGCGTGGGCATTGAGCTGCGGATCGACAGGTGCGCGGTCCTCCTGCGTGACCTGTCTGGTGCTGAGCTGGGACGCTGGGAGGGACGCATGGTCCCGGGGACTGGTCCCGCGCAGGTTCTGGCTGAGGTTGGACAGCACATTGAGGACCTGCGGCGGGATTGTCCTCACCGCGTGGTGGGTGCGGGGGTCTCGGTGGGAGGGGCGGCGACCGATGACGGACAGGGCATCGCCGACTCCCTCTATCTGGGCTGGAATGACGTCGATGTTGCCAGGCTGCTGGCTCCCTACCTGCCGGGGGTCGTGCTGCGGGTACTGGATGTGTCCTGCTGCGCGGCCCAGGCAGGCTTTGACTACCTCAGCTACCAGGCTGGGCAGCGAGGTGACCGGCTGCCTGACAGGTCGGAGCTGGTGCACCTGCAGTGCGGTATCGGGCTGGGGGCCGGACGTCCAGGGGGGTGGGACGCGAGCCTGCCGCCCAGGGCGAGCAGCCTGCCGATTGGCCATGCCCCGCTTGACCCTTCCGGGCCGCTGTGTGGCACCTGTGGCTGGCGCGGTTGTGTGGACGCGGTGCTTGGTTTTACCGCGCTGATGAGGCGTACTGAGGACCTGGGTGTGGCTCCCAGCCAAGATCCGCGCTACATGGAGGATTATTGCCGCCAGGTCGCCGCTGTAGCGGCTGATGGCGACCGCCGTGCGGTGGATGCGCTGGACGCACTGGCTGATGATGTGGCGCGCGCCGTGGTGATGATTGGGCTGCTGGCGCGTCCCAGCCGTATGACGATCGGCGGGTGGCCGGTGTATCTCGGGCCGGCCTTTGTTGAGGAGGTCGGGCGGCGTGTACGTGCTCACCGGGACTGTGGGTCTCTGACCATCTCGGTGGGTGAGCTGGGTGATGATGCCTCGCTTGTGGGGGCCTCAATGATTGGTGCGGATGTAGGCCTGCTCGCACGGCTGACAGACCAGGCAGGCTGA
- the rsmD gene encoding 16S rRNA (guanine(966)-N(2))-methyltransferase RsmD encodes MCHRLAGMTRIVAGIAGGRRLEVPRSGTRPTSERVREALFGRLVHYGVVDGARVLDLFAGSGALGLEAASRGAGEVVLVDSARAATQVCERNTRALGVPGVRTVTAKAATYLAGPAGAPVDLVLIDPPYDLGETDVRAVLEPLTRREDPWLEARSVVVLERSTRSPEPSWPAGMRCFANKTYGETRLWFAELGGLAQETVS; translated from the coding sequence GTGTGTCATAGGCTTGCCGGTATGACGCGGATCGTGGCCGGGATCGCCGGCGGACGCAGGCTGGAGGTCCCCCGCTCCGGGACGCGCCCTACCTCTGAGCGGGTGCGCGAGGCGCTGTTCGGGCGTCTGGTGCACTACGGCGTCGTCGACGGCGCCCGGGTGCTGGACCTGTTCGCAGGCTCCGGCGCCTTGGGCCTGGAGGCGGCCAGCCGCGGGGCCGGCGAGGTGGTGCTCGTCGACTCCGCTCGCGCCGCCACCCAGGTGTGTGAGAGGAACACCCGCGCCCTGGGGGTGCCAGGAGTACGGACGGTGACCGCCAAGGCAGCCACCTACCTGGCCGGGCCCGCCGGCGCCCCGGTGGACCTGGTTCTCATCGACCCTCCCTACGACCTTGGCGAGACGGACGTGCGAGCCGTGCTCGAGCCTCTGACCCGCAGGGAGGACCCGTGGCTGGAGGCGCGCAGCGTCGTCGTCCTGGAACGCTCGACCCGCTCTCCCGAGCCGAGCTGGCCAGCAGGCATGCGGTGCTTCGCGAACAAGACCTACGGTGAGACCCGCCTGTGGTTCGCGGAGCTGGGCGGGCTAGCTCAGGAGACAGTCTCTTAG
- a CDS encoding glycoside hydrolase family 2 TIM barrel-domain containing protein: MTSARCAAHDDAPWMLPTTPGPGQGRHLSPGAWVRRSSPSLDLSGTWDFRLHAVAAPEGADEEGRAVEPSFDTADTSLGAWDTIELPAHWVLTGQGERGLPWYTNVQYPFPLDPPFVPDENPTADHVRTFELPDGWGLGEEGGLDVLRLDGVESFSSVWVNGTWVGTTQGSRLPSELDVTGLLHEGENTVAIRVSQWSPGSYAEDQDQWWLPGIFREVTLHHRPAGRVDDVYARADYDPATGTGRLEVEVSGPAAAFPAEVVLPELGASATVEAPGLAVLEAGAVEPWSAEVPRLYDLEVRAAGETVSLRTGFRRIEVVDGQVRVNGHRLVLAGVNRHEVGATRGRVFDEEWSRADLALMKAHNVNAIRTSHYAPHPRLLDLADEIGLWVMDECDLETHGFEAAGWQDNPADEPAWREALLDRARRMVERDKNHPSIIFWSLGNESGTGRNLAAMSQWIHSRDHQRLVHYESDFAGQYTDVHSRMYPTLEEVAAVVERDPASPSGTSPVALDGIPASRLTPGQAAHVRTLPYVMCEYLHAMGTGPGGAQGYAEQVEPNPRHLGGFVWEWRDHALVDPRPEAGGALRYGGDFGEEVHDGSFVCDGLVSAGSVPSAGTRAWAASVAPVVAAALADNPGAIQVRNRFHTRSTQGLCLAWQVLAEDSGHPVATGRGEAPRLAPGQSAVVHPEGLGEAVQRLRGEEPTSAVHVQVAVLDPVVPGLPAAGPRQVDPSTGAWLLPEVGQSDEDGLRVMSLRETSLPAAAPAPTRVEVSEPGARRVGDGVEVGQARLDRSGRLLEIGGVEVLGPEVCAWRAPTDNDDGHGPVEYWDVAPTPQNMGGGSATREPWGTPSSADRWREARLHLLRERGCGIEVDDDGVTVRSRAGAPSRQWRLDVTTRLSPERGGLRLRTVIEPSGPLPSVLPRLGIRLGLPVGLQEVTWSGTGPAPSYADVDLAARHGVFQGQVEDLWEMQVRPQEGGTHPGLRSLWLAGRDEAGPLRLMVLTHGAPAFSLSPWSLDNLTTAGHVEELRRDEHLWLHLDGLHHGIGTRSCGPDARPQFAATPRTVVLDAWIGVQRG; this comes from the coding sequence ATGACGTCAGCGCGCTGCGCCGCCCACGACGACGCGCCCTGGATGCTTCCCACCACCCCCGGACCCGGACAGGGCAGGCACCTGTCGCCAGGAGCCTGGGTACGCCGTTCCAGCCCCAGCCTGGACCTGTCAGGTACCTGGGACTTCCGCCTCCACGCCGTGGCGGCACCGGAGGGGGCGGACGAGGAGGGACGCGCCGTCGAGCCCTCCTTCGACACCGCTGACACCAGCCTCGGGGCATGGGACACCATCGAGCTGCCCGCGCACTGGGTCCTGACCGGCCAAGGGGAGCGCGGTCTGCCCTGGTACACCAACGTCCAGTACCCCTTCCCGCTGGACCCGCCCTTCGTCCCGGACGAGAACCCGACGGCGGACCACGTGCGTACCTTCGAGCTGCCCGACGGCTGGGGGCTGGGTGAGGAGGGAGGGCTCGACGTCTTGCGACTGGACGGGGTGGAGTCATTCTCCTCCGTGTGGGTCAACGGCACCTGGGTAGGGACGACCCAGGGCTCGCGTCTGCCCAGCGAGCTGGACGTGACGGGGCTGCTGCACGAGGGCGAGAACACCGTCGCGATCCGGGTCAGCCAGTGGTCGCCCGGCAGCTACGCCGAGGACCAGGACCAGTGGTGGCTGCCCGGGATCTTCCGCGAGGTCACCCTCCACCACCGCCCGGCCGGACGGGTCGACGACGTCTACGCCCGTGCCGACTACGACCCCGCCACCGGGACCGGCCGCCTGGAGGTCGAGGTCTCAGGCCCTGCCGCAGCCTTCCCCGCCGAGGTGGTCCTGCCCGAGCTCGGAGCCAGTGCCACGGTGGAGGCGCCAGGGCTGGCCGTCCTGGAGGCCGGCGCCGTCGAGCCCTGGAGCGCCGAGGTCCCGCGCCTGTACGACCTGGAGGTCCGGGCGGCCGGAGAGACCGTCAGCCTGCGCACAGGCTTCCGCCGCATCGAGGTGGTCGACGGCCAGGTGCGGGTCAACGGCCACCGGCTCGTCCTGGCCGGCGTCAACCGCCACGAGGTCGGTGCCACGCGCGGGCGCGTCTTCGACGAGGAGTGGAGCCGCGCGGACCTGGCCCTGATGAAGGCCCACAACGTCAACGCCATCCGCACCTCCCACTACGCGCCCCACCCGCGACTGCTGGACCTGGCCGACGAGATCGGTCTGTGGGTCATGGACGAGTGCGACCTGGAGACCCACGGCTTCGAGGCCGCCGGCTGGCAGGACAACCCGGCCGACGAGCCGGCCTGGCGTGAGGCCCTGCTCGACCGGGCCCGCCGCATGGTCGAGCGCGACAAGAACCACCCCTCCATCATCTTCTGGTCGCTGGGCAACGAGTCCGGGACCGGACGCAACCTGGCCGCCATGAGCCAGTGGATCCACTCCCGCGACCACCAGCGCCTGGTCCACTACGAGTCCGACTTCGCCGGCCAGTACACCGACGTCCACTCCCGGATGTACCCCACGCTGGAGGAGGTGGCCGCCGTCGTCGAGCGCGACCCCGCCTCCCCGTCCGGTACCTCCCCCGTGGCGCTGGACGGCATCCCGGCCTCCCGCCTGACCCCGGGGCAGGCGGCCCACGTACGCACCCTGCCCTACGTCATGTGCGAGTACCTCCACGCCATGGGCACCGGCCCGGGAGGTGCTCAGGGCTACGCCGAGCAGGTCGAGCCCAACCCGCGGCACCTGGGCGGCTTCGTGTGGGAGTGGCGCGACCACGCCCTGGTCGACCCCCGTCCCGAGGCCGGCGGGGCCCTGCGCTACGGCGGCGACTTCGGCGAGGAGGTCCACGACGGCAGCTTCGTGTGCGACGGCCTGGTCAGCGCCGGCTCCGTGCCCAGCGCCGGCACCAGGGCCTGGGCCGCCAGCGTGGCACCCGTGGTCGCCGCCGCGCTCGCGGACAATCCCGGTGCGATCCAGGTGCGCAACCGTTTCCACACCCGCAGCACCCAGGGCCTGTGCCTGGCCTGGCAGGTCCTGGCGGAGGACAGCGGGCATCCTGTGGCAACGGGGCGGGGCGAGGCCCCCCGGCTCGCTCCCGGCCAGTCCGCCGTGGTGCATCCCGAAGGGCTGGGCGAGGCGGTCCAGAGGCTGCGTGGAGAGGAACCGACCTCAGCGGTCCACGTCCAGGTCGCCGTCCTCGACCCCGTGGTGCCAGGGCTCCCGGCCGCTGGGCCTCGTCAGGTGGATCCCTCGACCGGCGCCTGGCTGCTGCCCGAGGTCGGCCAGAGCGACGAGGACGGCCTGCGGGTGATGAGCCTGCGCGAGACCTCGCTGCCTGCGGCGGCTCCTGCCCCCACGCGCGTGGAGGTCAGTGAGCCGGGTGCGCGGCGTGTGGGCGACGGGGTGGAGGTGGGACAGGCGCGCCTGGACCGTAGCGGTCGACTGCTCGAGATCGGCGGCGTCGAGGTCCTGGGGCCCGAGGTCTGCGCCTGGCGCGCTCCCACGGACAACGACGACGGCCACGGCCCGGTGGAGTACTGGGACGTGGCGCCCACGCCCCAGAACATGGGCGGGGGCAGCGCCACGCGCGAGCCGTGGGGCACGCCCTCGTCGGCGGACCGGTGGCGAGAGGCTCGTCTGCACCTGCTGCGTGAGCGCGGCTGCGGCATCGAGGTTGACGACGACGGGGTCACCGTCCGCTCGCGCGCGGGCGCGCCTAGCCGCCAGTGGCGGCTGGACGTCACCACGCGCCTGTCTCCTGAGCGCGGCGGGCTGCGTCTGCGTACCGTGATCGAGCCCTCGGGGCCGCTGCCCAGCGTCCTGCCGCGTCTGGGGATCCGTCTGGGCCTGCCGGTCGGGCTGCAGGAGGTGACCTGGTCGGGGACCGGTCCTGCGCCGTCGTACGCGGATGTGGACCTGGCGGCACGTCACGGTGTCTTCCAGGGGCAGGTTGAGGACCTGTGGGAGATGCAGGTCCGTCCCCAGGAGGGCGGTACCCACCCGGGCCTGCGCAGCCTGTGGCTCGCCGGCCGGGACGAGGCCGGACCGCTGCGCCTCATGGTGCTCACCCACGGTGCTCCTGCCTTCTCACTGTCTCCCTGGAGCCTGGACAACCTCACCACGGCCGGGCACGTGGAGGAGCTGCGACGCGACGAGCACCTGTGGCTCCACCTGGACGGGCTGCACCACGGCATCGGCACCAGGTCCTGCGGTCCTGACGCCCGCCCGCAGTTCGCTGCCACCCCGCGCACGGTCGTCCTGGACGCCTGGATCGGTGTCCAGCGGGGCTGA
- the coaD gene encoding pantetheine-phosphate adenylyltransferase, which produces MTLAVYPGSFDPITKGHLDVVARACTLFDRVVVGIAHNAAKSGHHLFDAEVRARLARQALADLPGAEVDLVPGLLADYCRERGATAIVKGLRNGTDLDAEVPMALLNRDLGGPETVFLTAAPAHAHVSSSLVKDVARHGGDVSGLVPDVVLAVLYQELGRD; this is translated from the coding sequence ATGACCCTCGCCGTCTACCCTGGCTCCTTCGACCCGATCACCAAGGGTCACCTTGACGTCGTCGCACGTGCCTGCACCCTGTTCGACCGGGTCGTCGTGGGTATCGCACACAACGCCGCCAAGTCGGGTCACCACCTCTTCGACGCCGAGGTGCGTGCCCGGCTCGCGCGCCAGGCGTTGGCGGACCTGCCCGGGGCCGAGGTGGACCTGGTGCCGGGGCTGCTGGCGGACTACTGCCGCGAGCGCGGGGCCACTGCCATCGTCAAGGGGCTGCGCAACGGGACGGACCTGGACGCCGAAGTGCCCATGGCACTGCTCAACCGGGACCTGGGCGGTCCTGAGACGGTGTTCCTGACCGCCGCCCCGGCACACGCTCACGTCTCCTCCTCGCTCGTCAAGGACGTGGCCCGCCACGGCGGAGACGTCTCGGGGCTCGTCCCGGACGTGGTCCTGGCCGTCCTGTACCAGGAGCTGGGCCGGGACTGA